In Sardina pilchardus chromosome 8, fSarPil1.1, whole genome shotgun sequence, a genomic segment contains:
- the LOC134088807 gene encoding UDP-glucuronosyltransferase 3A1-like, with the protein MANVFVILFLVLDCLVLLQSAKILTVCLIGGSHYMLMDEVSHSFHRSGHSVRMLLQLGNPVIKGFEYAGRPDSYELTTWSPGENYIEEYNGWFLVQQKEFLLGRSNFSGFLSFMGHLAYHCDLILSDSELMDSLRGESFDMAVLDAFNPCSFLLARFLGLRYVAFYPGSLNGPLSVGLPSPLSHVPVFNSELSDRMGLLGRLKNAVFSLVSPVAEQLIHQRFQHVGERHFLSPPAVSELYGRAELWAFNTDFSLEFPQPLMPYTVCVGGLLSKPARPLPQELEDFIGQYAEEGFIVVTLGSMVSSVPLEELLREMNAGFARVPQGVVWRYHPLRWPPHIQPAPNVKLVEWLPQNDLLGHPKVRLLVTHGGQNSLLQAVYHAVPVLGVPLFGDQFDNLVRVEAKGLGLALKPTDIQREVLSGTVATLITDPRYKASAESLSRIHRSHPHPPGQRLVLWVEHVMRSGGGSHLRPFSLQQPWYQRCLLDVALLVALVTLGLVNLGVVAFQSYEGRSKLKQE; encoded by the exons ATGGCCAATGTGTTTGTGATCCTCTTTCTAGTCCTGGACTGCCTCGTCCTCCTGCAGAGCGCCAAGATCCTCACCGTCTGTTTGATTG GGGGCAGCCATTACATGCTCATGGATGAGGTCTCGCACTCGTTCCACAGAAGTGGCCACAGCGTGCGGATGCTGCTTCAGCTGGGCAATCCGGTCATTAAAG GATTTGAGTATGCTGGTCGCCCAGACAGCTATGAATTAACCACCTGGTCACCTGGTGAGAATTACATTGAAGAATACAATGGATGGTTCCTTGTGCAGCAAAAGGAGTTTCTCCTTGGCAG GAGTAACTTCAGTGGCTTCTTGAGCTTCATGGGACACCTGGCCTACCACTGCGACCTCATTCTGAGTGACTCCGAGCTGATGGACTCGCTGCGGGGGGAGTCCTTCGACATGGCCGTCCTGGACGCCTTCAACCCCTGCTCCTTCCTGCTGGCCCGCTTCCTGGGCCTGCGCTACGTGGCCTTCTACCCGGGCTCCCTCAACGGACCCCTCTCCGTCGGCCTGCCCAGCCCCCTGTCCCACGTGCCGGTCTTCAACTCAGAGCTGTCCGACCGGATGGGGCTTCTGGGCCGCCTCAAGAACGCCGTGTTCTCCCTGGTGTCCCCCGTCGCCGAGCAGCTGATCCACCAGCGGTTCCAGCACGTGGGGGAGCGCCACTTCCTCTCTCCGCCGGCCGTGTCCGAGCTGTACGGCCGGGCGGAGCTGTGGGCCTTCAACACGGACTTCTCCCTGGAGTTCCCGCAGCCGCTGATGCCCTACACCGTGTGCGTGGGGGGACTGCTGTCCAAACCCGCCAGGCCGCTGCCTCAG gagctggaggactTCATTGGTCAGTATGCGGAGGAGGGGTTCATCGTGGTCACCCTGGGCTCCATGGTGTCCTCTGTCCCTCTGGAGGAGCTGCTGAGGGAGATGAACGCAGGCTTCGCCCGAGTCCCCCAGGGCGTCGTCTGGAGGTACCACCCGCTGCGATGGCCACCCCACATACAGCCTGCTCCCAACGTGAAGCTGGTGGAGTGGCTGCCTCAGAACGACCTGCTAG GGCATCCCAAGGTGCGTCTCCTGGTCACCCATGGAGGTCAGAATAGCCTCCTGCAGGCCGTGTACCACGCCGTGCCGGTGTTAGGCGTGCCTCTCTTCGGCGACCAGTTTGACAACCTTGTGCGAGTGGAGGCCAAAGGCCTGGGGCTAGCGCTCAAACCCACAGATATCCAGAGAGAGGTCCTCAGTGGCACAGTGGCCACACTCATCACAGACCCAAG gTATAAAGCCTCGGCCGAGTCTCTCAGTCGTATCCACCggtcacacccccaccccccgggGCAGCGGCTGGTGCTCTGGGTGGAGCATGTGATGCGGAGCGGCGGGGGGTCTCACCTGCGGCCCTTCTCCCTCCAGCAGCCCTGGTACCAGCGCTGCCTCCTGGACGTGGCTCTCCTCGTCGCCCTGGTGACGCTCGGACTGGTCAACCTGGGAGTAGTGGCCTTTCAGAGCTACGAGGGCCGAAGCAAGCTGAAACAGGAGTGA
- the lmbrd2a gene encoding G-protein coupled receptor-associated protein LMBRD2a gives MSGVALGIEIVVVFFLALFLLHRYGDFRKQHRMVLFATLLAWFLCFLIVFILPLDVSTSIYNQCKINSNKEKTAVLPTEYSNQSANSSISPTTSPKRVCHKPWSYIPDGILPVFWRVVYWTSQFLTWLLIPFMQSYARSGGFSISGKVKTALIENAIYYGTYLLIFCSLLIYVAVSPKLNLSWTQLQVIGITAANTWGLFLLVLLLGYGLVEIPRSYWNASCHGHLLAKTYFKAAKLMTEKADAEENLEDAMEDVRNASEAIKYNNPLRKCIDTVLRKSPTEYQEKMNRNMDDYEDFDENRNPCPSKKSLVKLHKQVIYAVQRHNRTQVQWQALLEEAFHLEDVAKNETSATHQFVHSFPSSEPPGWLSRVLYTPTIEWYWECQLRRWFYKALAVLLMLVSVAVVWSECTFFSTHPVLSLFAIFIQLAEKEYNYFYIEMACFFTIFYLCYCVYSTVFRIRVFNYYYLAPHHQTDAYSLQFSGMLFCRLTPPLCLNFLGLIHMDSTISGQQREQTAYTTIMGSMKVLSFIAKGFYIYYPMLILLLCIATFYSLGTRCLNMLGFQQFMGESNMTTDLVDEGRELIRRERRKRQRTEDGENRRREWRERYGDPREKYSSRNRNAYSELKENNESVMNSSAFAPLSRRDRSDQTELLQDAEPLDFNAEEITETEDRRYTGGRYLSTSLSRGRIFDDV, from the exons ATGAGTGGTGTGGCCCTGGGCATCGAGATTGTCGTGGTATTTTTCCTGGCACTGTTCCTTTTACACCGCTATGGAGACTTTCGCAAGCAGCATCGCATGGTCTTGTTTGCCACCCTTCTTGCCTGGTTCCTCTGCTTCTTGATCGTTTTCATCCTGCCTCTGGATGTCAGTACG AGTATTTATAACCAATGCAAGATTAATAGCAACAAGGAAAAGACTGCCGTCCTACCAACAGAATACTCAAACCAGTCGGCAAATTCTTCTATTTCTCCAACGACAAG TCCAAAAAGGGTCTGTCATAAGCCTTGGAGCTACATACCTGATGGAATTCTACCAGTGTTCTGGCGAGTAGTATACTGGACCTCACAGTTTTTGACATG GTTGCTCATCCCGTTTATGCAGTCGTACGCACGCTCTGGAGGCTTCTCCATCTCGGGGAAGGTGAAGACGGCTCTGATTGAGAACGCCATCTACTACGGCACCTACCTGCTCATCTTCTGCTCGCTGCTCATCTACGTGGCCGTGAGCCCCAAGCTCAATCTCTCATG GACTCAGCTGCAAGTCATCGGCATCACAGCAGCCAACACCTGGGGCTTGTTCCTGCTGGTGCTGTTGCTGGGCTATGGCTTGGTGGAGATCCCGCGCTCTTACTGGAACGCCTCCTGTCACGGTCACCTGCTGGCCAAGACCTACTTCAAGGCCGCCAAGCTGATGACGGAGAAGGCCGACGCCGAGGAGAATCTGGAGGATGCCATGGAG GATGTGAGGAATGCCAGTGAGGCAATCAAGTATAACAACCCTCTTCGGAAGTGCATCGACACAGTTTTAAGAAAG AGCCCCACGGAGTACCAGGAGAAAATGAACAGGAACATGGATGACTACGAGGACTTTGACGAGAACCGTAACCCGTGCCCCAGCAAAAAGAGCCTGGTGAAGCTACACAAACAG gtGATCTACGCCGTGCAGCGGCACAACCGCACCCAGGTGCAGTGGCAGGCACTGCTGGAGGAGGCCTTTCACCTGGAGGACGTGGCTAAGAACGAGACCAGTGCCACCCACCAGTTTGTGCACAGCTTCCCCTCTTCAGAGCCGCCCGGCTGGCTCAGCAGAGTCCTCTATACGCCCACCATAG AGTGGTACTGGGAGTGTCAGCTGCGGCGCTGGTTCTACAAGGCGCTGGCCGTGCTGCTGATGCTGGTCTCGGTGGCGGTGGTCTGGTCCGAGTGCACCTTCTTCAGCACCCATcccgtcctctccctcttcGCCATCTTCATCCAGCTGGCCGAGAAGGAGTACAACTACTTTTACATCGAG ATGGCGTGCTTCTTCACCATATTTTACCTGTGCTACTGCGTTTACTCCACCGTGTTCCGCATCCGAGTCTTCAACTACTACTACCTGGCCCCGCACCATCAGACGGATGCCTACAGCCTGCAGTTTAGCGGCAT GTTGTTCTGCCGGCTGACTCCACCCCTATGCCTGAACTTCCTGGGTCTGATCCACATGGACTCCACCATCTCCGgccagcagagagagcagaccGCCTACACTACT ATTATGGGGTCCATGAAGGTCCTCTCGTTCATCGCTAAAGGGTTCTACATCTACTACCCCATGCTCATCCTGCTGCTCTGCATTGCGACCTTCTACAG TCTTGGAACGCGCTGTCTGAATATGCTGGGCTTCCAGCAGTTCATGGGTGAGAGCAACATGACCACAGACCTGGTGGACGAGGGCAGAGAGCTCATCAGGAGAG agaggaggaagcgCCAGAGAACAGAGGATGGGGAGAACCGTAGGAGA GAATGGAGGGAACGGTATGGAGACCCACGAGAAAAGTATTCCAGCCGGAATCGGAACGCGTATTCGGAACTGAAGGAGAACAACGAGTCTGTTATGAACAGCAGCGCAT TTGCTCCACTGTCTAGGAGAGATCGGAGTGACCAGACTGAACTCCTGCAAGATGCTGAACCTTTGGACTTCAACGCAGAGGAGATCACGGAGACCGAGGACCGCCG GTACACCGGGGGGCGCTATCTGTCCACGTCATTGTCTCGGGGTCGCATATTTGACGACGTCTGA